From Rissa tridactyla isolate bRisTri1 chromosome 7, bRisTri1.patW.cur.20221130, whole genome shotgun sequence, a single genomic window includes:
- the PRR11 gene encoding proline-rich protein 11 — translation MAKYKKCRRKKRARAKFLLGKKGDAAKPNPQGSGCPSPRSAGDLALNTLSVPSHLPSLWSLALPSVKNVVKPFTATASFLYCWCQNTVAQSFKVVKDTIFPSQIYLRELNMFREQLEKLETEFSRLKGTLQMNGITAENSLCQRCNKPVLGAPVQMQMDLPSSESGPSAIQLQPVSAPPPPLPPPPPPPPPPLPPPRLPPAPLLLKRGNGSKALLAPTVKKDGPMQITLKDLLNVKLKKTNSNLRMDKAESPAKTRRALITVSDLQSVSLRPKSKPSAHVTNSLITPPKNQLDLRKHLKKVNIQRSPGGTPLNSKENMECGSGLTPIMTQALRRKFQMAHPKSPSPARLSTANSFDEQK, via the exons ATGGCAAAGTATAAGAAATGCCGACGGAAAAAGAGAGCCAGAGCAAAAtttctactgggaaaaaaaggagatgctgcaaaaccaaacccTCAGGGCTCAGGCTGTCCTTCTCCACG GTCAGCAGGTGATCTCGCTCTGAACACATTGTCTGTCCCAAGCCATCTGCCCTCACTCTGGTCATTAGCCTTGCCCAGTGTAAAAAATGTGGTAAAACCCTTTACGGCAACAGCATCATTTTTGTATTGTTGGTGCCAGAACACGGTTGCACAG AGTTTTAAGGTGGTTAAAGACACTATATTTCCATCACAAATCTACTTAAGGGAGCTAAATATGTTCAGAGAGCAGCTGGAAAAGTTGGAAACTGAATTTTCCAGACTAAAAGGAACCCTCCAG ATGAATGGAATTACAGCAGAAAATTCTCTTTGTCAAAGGTGTAATAAACCAGTTCTGGGTGCTCCTGTACAAATGCAGATGGACCTGCCGTCATCAGAATCTGGCCCTTCTGCAATACAGCTGCAGCCCGTATCTGCACCCcctccacctcttcctcctcctcctccgccaccaccaccaccactgccccCACCAAGACTGCCTCCAGCACCTCTCCTCCTCAAACGCGGCAACGGCTCTAAAGCACTTTTG GCACCAACAGTAAAAAAGGATGGGCCGATGCAGATCACTCTAAAAGATCTCCTGAATGTTAAACTGAAGAAAACGAATAGCAACCTGAGAATGGACAAG GCAGAATCACCAGCAAAGACACGCAGGGCGTTAATTACAGTCTCAGATTTACAGAGTGTTAGTCTGAGACCTAAATCCAAGCCATCAGCTCACGTTACGAACTCCTTAAT cACCCCTCCTAAAAATCAGTTAGATCTTCGAAAACATCTGAAGAAAGTCAATATACAAAG AAGCCCTGGTGGCACTCCACTAAATAGTAAAGAAAACATGGAGTGTGGGTCTGGGCTGACACCAATAATGACACAGGCACTACGGCGCAAATTTCAG ATGGCTCATCCGAAGAGTCCCTCGCCAGCCCGGTTAAGCACTGCAAACAGCTTTGATGAACAAAAGTAG
- the SKA2 gene encoding spindle and kinetochore-associated protein 2 isoform X1, with product MESAVTRLETLFQKAESDLDYIQHRLEFEIMKSLPDNPAAEENPVALLEELAVVKSRYKMLCMQLEKVSIEQRESMKGIRAALENTMKMVQALQQHADLERFPLSEEEQAAAQQLTCQTVKEMESLVEEPFCSGSTVPGSTEELQFKPLTEEILTTVPRSIRSTVKLADLNNLYRELFNHFILNKNRAALSISQMNKMNMKATDSRIQILKELAIVELDKQGKVKLVV from the exons ATGGAGTCGGCGGTTACCAGGCTCGAGACCCTG TTCCAGAAGGCAGAATCTGATCTGGATTATATTCAACACAGACTGGagtttgaaataatgaaaagccTTCCTGATAATCCAGCAGCAGAG GAAAATCCAGTTGCTCTCTTGGAAGAACTCGCAGTGGTGAAATCTCGTTATAAAATGTTATGTATGCAGCTGGAAAAAGTTTCCATAGAGCAGAGAGAATCCATGAAGGGCATCCGTGCTGCTCTAGAGAACACAATGAAGATGGTTCAGGCATTACAGCAACATGCTGATCTTGAG cGCTTCCCTCTGTCAGAAGAAGAAcaggctgcagcacagcagtTAACCTGCCAAACTGTTAAAGAAATGGAATCGCTAGTGGAAGAG cCGTTTTGTTCAGGATCTACAGTCCCTGGCTCAACTGAAG AATTGCAATTCAAACCGTTGACAGAGGAAATACTTACGACTGTACCAAGGAGTATCAGAAGTACTGTTAAACTAGCAGACTTGAACAATTTGTACAGGGAGTTATTTAACCACTTCATTTTAAATAAGAACAG AGCAGCGTTGAGTATTTCGCAGATGAACAAGATGAATATGAAAGCCACTGACTCAAGAATACAAATCTTGAAAGAACTTGCTATTGTGGAACTTGACAAACAAGGAAAAGTTAAATTAGTTGTGTAA
- the SKA2 gene encoding spindle and kinetochore-associated protein 2 isoform X3 has protein sequence MESAVTRLETLFQKAESDLDYIQHRLEFEIMKSLPDNPAAEENPVALLEELAVVKSRYKMLCMQLEKVSIEQRESMKGIRAALENTMKMVQALQQHADLEPFCSGSTVPGSTEELQFKPLTEEILTTVPRSIRSTVKLADLNNLYRELFNHFILNKNRAALSISQMNKMNMKATDSRIQILKELAIVELDKQGKVKLVV, from the exons ATGGAGTCGGCGGTTACCAGGCTCGAGACCCTG TTCCAGAAGGCAGAATCTGATCTGGATTATATTCAACACAGACTGGagtttgaaataatgaaaagccTTCCTGATAATCCAGCAGCAGAG GAAAATCCAGTTGCTCTCTTGGAAGAACTCGCAGTGGTGAAATCTCGTTATAAAATGTTATGTATGCAGCTGGAAAAAGTTTCCATAGAGCAGAGAGAATCCATGAAGGGCATCCGTGCTGCTCTAGAGAACACAATGAAGATGGTTCAGGCATTACAGCAACATGCTGATCTTGAG cCGTTTTGTTCAGGATCTACAGTCCCTGGCTCAACTGAAG AATTGCAATTCAAACCGTTGACAGAGGAAATACTTACGACTGTACCAAGGAGTATCAGAAGTACTGTTAAACTAGCAGACTTGAACAATTTGTACAGGGAGTTATTTAACCACTTCATTTTAAATAAGAACAG AGCAGCGTTGAGTATTTCGCAGATGAACAAGATGAATATGAAAGCCACTGACTCAAGAATACAAATCTTGAAAGAACTTGCTATTGTGGAACTTGACAAACAAGGAAAAGTTAAATTAGTTGTGTAA
- the SKA2 gene encoding spindle and kinetochore-associated protein 2 isoform X2 — protein sequence MVLTYNLKFQKAESDLDYIQHRLEFEIMKSLPDNPAAEENPVALLEELAVVKSRYKMLCMQLEKVSIEQRESMKGIRAALENTMKMVQALQQHADLERFPLSEEEQAAAQQLTCQTVKEMESLVEEPFCSGSTVPGSTEELQFKPLTEEILTTVPRSIRSTVKLADLNNLYRELFNHFILNKNRAALSISQMNKMNMKATDSRIQILKELAIVELDKQGKVKLVV from the exons ATGGTCCTAACCTATAACCTTAAG TTCCAGAAGGCAGAATCTGATCTGGATTATATTCAACACAGACTGGagtttgaaataatgaaaagccTTCCTGATAATCCAGCAGCAGAG GAAAATCCAGTTGCTCTCTTGGAAGAACTCGCAGTGGTGAAATCTCGTTATAAAATGTTATGTATGCAGCTGGAAAAAGTTTCCATAGAGCAGAGAGAATCCATGAAGGGCATCCGTGCTGCTCTAGAGAACACAATGAAGATGGTTCAGGCATTACAGCAACATGCTGATCTTGAG cGCTTCCCTCTGTCAGAAGAAGAAcaggctgcagcacagcagtTAACCTGCCAAACTGTTAAAGAAATGGAATCGCTAGTGGAAGAG cCGTTTTGTTCAGGATCTACAGTCCCTGGCTCAACTGAAG AATTGCAATTCAAACCGTTGACAGAGGAAATACTTACGACTGTACCAAGGAGTATCAGAAGTACTGTTAAACTAGCAGACTTGAACAATTTGTACAGGGAGTTATTTAACCACTTCATTTTAAATAAGAACAG AGCAGCGTTGAGTATTTCGCAGATGAACAAGATGAATATGAAAGCCACTGACTCAAGAATACAAATCTTGAAAGAACTTGCTATTGTGGAACTTGACAAACAAGGAAAAGTTAAATTAGTTGTGTAA
- the SKA2 gene encoding spindle and kinetochore-associated protein 2 isoform X4, giving the protein MKSLPDNPAAEENPVALLEELAVVKSRYKMLCMQLEKVSIEQRESMKGIRAALENTMKMVQALQQHADLERFPLSEEEQAAAQQLTCQTVKEMESLVEEPFCSGSTVPGSTEELQFKPLTEEILTTVPRSIRSTVKLADLNNLYRELFNHFILNKNRAALSISQMNKMNMKATDSRIQILKELAIVELDKQGKVKLVV; this is encoded by the exons atgaaaagccTTCCTGATAATCCAGCAGCAGAG GAAAATCCAGTTGCTCTCTTGGAAGAACTCGCAGTGGTGAAATCTCGTTATAAAATGTTATGTATGCAGCTGGAAAAAGTTTCCATAGAGCAGAGAGAATCCATGAAGGGCATCCGTGCTGCTCTAGAGAACACAATGAAGATGGTTCAGGCATTACAGCAACATGCTGATCTTGAG cGCTTCCCTCTGTCAGAAGAAGAAcaggctgcagcacagcagtTAACCTGCCAAACTGTTAAAGAAATGGAATCGCTAGTGGAAGAG cCGTTTTGTTCAGGATCTACAGTCCCTGGCTCAACTGAAG AATTGCAATTCAAACCGTTGACAGAGGAAATACTTACGACTGTACCAAGGAGTATCAGAAGTACTGTTAAACTAGCAGACTTGAACAATTTGTACAGGGAGTTATTTAACCACTTCATTTTAAATAAGAACAG AGCAGCGTTGAGTATTTCGCAGATGAACAAGATGAATATGAAAGCCACTGACTCAAGAATACAAATCTTGAAAGAACTTGCTATTGTGGAACTTGACAAACAAGGAAAAGTTAAATTAGTTGTGTAA